A single genomic interval of Helianthus annuus cultivar XRQ/B chromosome 6, HanXRQr2.0-SUNRISE, whole genome shotgun sequence harbors:
- the LOC110871976 gene encoding uncharacterized protein LOC110871976, protein MSTDFTHNETSIQPIDSGSESAFIGSWSSSSSSSFLTTSFGSELDSNDADLDDTGDGDEFIAELTRRMADYMFEENDDVTSLKKREFQEPVENKNHEQTRRSYADTVKKSLAGAQSEQNFTGNEPLQLQSQSQPQLQPPIQLYQVENQPRVGGRGRKGKMSESTQHVKAHRHEQMYSNRSYRGSKEFVNGGSGMRAIFLGGSGSRNVMSGTGVFLPRSSTDATDHSRKKSGCSTVLVPTRVLQALEQHFNNIESLSPFNLAPQTHHVNKEKTQTQEAVAVDHQDPKLPQDWIY, encoded by the exons ATGTCTACTGATTTCACACACAATGAAACGTCCATTCAGCCGATTGATTCCGGCTCTGAATCGGCTTTCATCGGCTCGTGGAGCTCGTCTTCTTCCTCTTCGTTTCTAACCACTTCTTTTGGATCGGAACTTGATTCTAACGATGCAGATCTGGATGACACCGGTGACGGTGACGAGTTCATTGCTGAGTTAACTCGGCGAATGGCAGATTACATGTTTGAAGAGAACGATGACGTCACGAGTTTGAAGAAACGCGAGTTCCAG GAGCCAGTTGAGAACAAAAATCACGAGCAGACTCGCCGGAGCTACGCCGATACGGTGAAGAAATCGCTCGCCGGAGCTCAATCGGAGCAAAATTTCACCGGAAATGAACCGTTACAGTTACAGTCACAGTCACAGCCTCAGTTACAACCTCCGATTCAA TTGTATCAAGTGGAGAACCAACCGCGAgtaggaggaagaggaagaaagGGGAAGATGAGTGAGTCGACTCAGCACGTGAAGGCTCACCGTCACGAGCAGATGTATAGCAACAGAAGTTACAGAGGGAGTAAGGAGTTTGTTAATGGTGGGTCGGGTATGAGAGCCATATTTCTAGGCGGGTCGGGTTCACGAAACGTGATGAGTGGGACCGGTGTTTTCTTGCCTCGGTCATCTACAGACGCAACCGATCATAGCCGCAAAAAGTCAG GTTGCTCGACAGTACTTGTTCCAACCAGAGTGTTACAGGCATTAGAACAACACTTCAACAACATTGAGTCCCTTTCGCCGTTTAACTTAGCGCCTCAGACTCATCATG TTAACAAGGAGAAGACGCAAACACAAGAGGCGGTAGCAGTGGACCATCAAGACCCAAAGCTCCCACAAGATTGGATTTAttga